A stretch of Argiope bruennichi chromosome 10, qqArgBrue1.1, whole genome shotgun sequence DNA encodes these proteins:
- the LOC129987587 gene encoding uncharacterized protein LOC129987587, translating to MGKSKRAPFSGQPIVSNAFIKHFESFFVIKRTKDEENFHIVSPFLVEKAISSTVGEVVSIRKLRSGDLLVEVNSRKQAQQLLKLKALATIPVNVSAHRTLNSSKGVITCGELFNVSLEEITQKLSSQGVTHVRRITIRHDGKLLETKHLVLTFNSPKAPESIKAGYLKLPVKAFIPNPLRCFKCQRFGHSKANCRGKLTCARCAEAGHESTDCTLKEKCTNCKGEHTSFSRACPKWKLEKEIVTTKVKKDISFQEARRLVLAQTPTEGRSYASVTKSLRNCEVQTKPVTILSSDSDSDLISSPIKAKPSDFKKRSRISKAQKSLTLKFSKKGASLKDLKSRKSVALEIGKAGLATKDLPSLFGNPSNSELLKIHPSEDDEDFHMGCEQSATPLTGVDNSPPPTH from the coding sequence ATGGGCAAATCCAAACGTGCTCCCTTTAGTGGGCAACCAATTGtatcaaatgcatttataaaacaCTTTGAATCATTTTTCGTGATTAAAAGAACcaaagatgaagaaaattttcacaTAGTTTCACCATTTTTAGTGGAAAAAGCTATATCAAGCACTGTCGGAGAAGTTGTTTCAATTCGAAAATTACGTTCTGGAGACTTGCTTGTGGAAGTGAATTCCCGCAAGCAAGCTCAACAACTGCTGAAATTGAAAGCATTAGCAACGATACCAGTAAATGTGAGTGCACATCGAACGCTTAATTCATCCAAAGGTGTTATAACCTGCGGTGAATTGTTTAATGTTTCACTGGAGGAAATAACTCAGAAACTAAGCTCGCAAGGAGTGACACATGTCCGTCGTATTACTATTCGACATGACGGTAAACTTCTTGAAACGAAGCATCTAGTTCTCACGTTTAATTCCCCTAAGGCACCAGAATCGATAAAAGCAGGATATCTCAAATTACCTGTGAAGGCATTTATTCCCAATCCCTTGAGATGCTTtaaatgccagcgttttggccattCAAAGGCTAATTGTCGCGGCAAGCTGACATGTGCTCGTTGTGCTGAAGCTGGTCATGAGAGCACTGACtgcacattaaaagaaaaatgcacaaattGCAAGGGTGAGCATACCTCTTTCTCACGAGCCTGCCCCAAATGGAAGCTCGAGAAAGAAATTGTTACAACAAaggtaaaaaaagatatatcatttCAGGAAGCCAGACGACTGGTGTTAGCGCAGACTCCAACAGAAGGTCGTAGCTACGCCTCCGTAACAAAATCACTCAGAAATTGTGAGGTACAAACAAAACCTGTAACCATTTTATCAAGCGATTCCGATTCTGACTTAATTTCAAGTCCAATAAAGGCAAAACCATCTGATTTTAAGAAAAGGTCACGCATATCAAAAGCCCAAAAGTCCttgactttgaaattttcaaagaaaggtGCTTCCCTGAAAGATTTGAAATCTCGGAAGTCAGTTGCTCTTGAGATAGGCAAAGCTGGTCTAGCCACCAAGGACTTGCCTTCTTTATTTGGGAATCCATCTAATTCTGAGCTATTAAAAATCCATCCTTCAGAGGATGATGAAGATTTCCACATGGGTTGCGAACAGTCGGCAACTCCTCTCACTGGCGTAGATAACAGTCCCCCTCCCACTCATTAA
- the LOC129987586 gene encoding LOW QUALITY PROTEIN: podocin-like (The sequence of the model RefSeq protein was modified relative to this genomic sequence to represent the inferred CDS: deleted 1 base in 1 codon): protein MGQTFADISSSTSCNSAFLKKKRRAEQLKLKFETRSCFSYNCTFLIYELKKALSRTRDTSPGVDGITYSMLRHLDESSLFHLLHLFNRIWNEQVFPEQWRKAIVIPILKPGKDPEGVPQGSVLSVTLFILLLSQILKVIPSSVSGTLYVDDLQIFCQGSSMALIERQLQKAVDRLIDWVLSTTSWGADKTSLLRIYQSVVLSRIDYGCEVYGSARTSVLKQLDTVHHTALRICSGAFRTSPVHSLYVLMQPSGQFSETAIGICGQILTVLSMILAIITLPFSLFFCIIVVPEYERIVIFRLGRLLGGQAKGPGLCFVLPCVESYSKVDLRTMTFNVPSQEVLIKESVTLQVDAVIYYRVKNATASVVNVMDANYSTQLLAQTTLRSILGDRYLENIVAERQKIAQEMKDSLNVTTETWGIKVEQVEIKDVRLPEKLQRAMAAEAEATRGAKAKVITADGEKKASSALKEAAEIIAESPAALQLRYLQTLSYISSERSSTILFPIPIDFCSQFLNTQQHTKQHKLKHQQTLL from the exons ATGGGTCAAACGTTTGCTGATATCTCCAGTTCTACTTCCTGTAATTCAGCTTTTCTCAAGAAAAAGAGACGGGCAgaacaactaaaattaaaattcgaaactcGCAGTTGCTTTTCATACAACTGCACATTCCTGATATATGAACTAAAGAAGGCTCTCTCTCGGACACGTGATACTAGCCCAGGTGTTGATGGAATAACATACAGCATGCTCCGCCATCTGGATGAATCCTCTCTCTTTCATCTCCTTCACCTctttaacagaatctggaatgAGCAAGTGTTTCCAGAACAGTGGCGAAAGGCGATTGTGATTCCTATCCTGAAGCCAGGGAAAGATCCG GAGGGTGTTCCTCAAGGAAGTGTATTGAGTGTCACTCTTTTTATCCTTCTTTTAAGTCAAATCCTCAAAGTCATACCATCATCTGTCTCTGGCACATTGTATGTCGATGACCTACAGATCTTTTGTCAGGGATCTAGTATGGCCTTAATAGAACGACAACTTCAGAAAGCTGTTGACAGGCTCATAGACTG GGTTCTTTCAACTACATCATGGGGTGCGGACAAAACATCTCTACTTCGTATTTATCAGTCTGTAGTACTCTCGCGTATTGATTATGGGTGCGAAGTGTATGGTTCTGCACGTACTAGTGTTCTAAAGCAATTAGATACTGTGCATCATACAGCTCTCAGGATCTGTTCTGGAGCGTTTCGAACTTCTCCTGTGCACAGCTTATATGTC TTAATGCAACCTTCTGGACAGTTTTCTGAGACAGCTATCGGAATATGCGGACAGATTCTTACTGTTTTATCAATGATTCTTGCCATCATTACTTTAccattttcactctttttttgCATCATCGTTGTACCAGAATATGAAAGAATTGTTATTTTTCGTCTGGGTCGCTTATTGGGCGGACAAGCTAAAGGACCTGGACTTTGCTTTGTTTTGCCATGTGTTGAAAGCTATTCTAAAGTAGATTTAAGGACTATGACTTTTAATGTACCTTCGCAAGAAGTGCTCATAAAAGAATCTGTAACTCTTCAGGTAGATGCTGTGATTTACTATCGCGTGAAAAATGCAACTGCGTCCGTGGTTAATGTGATGGACGCGAATTACAGTACTCAGCTTCTTGCTCAAACAACCCTACGAAGCATACTTGGTGACCGCTACTTAGAGAACATAGTTGCAGAGCGACAGAAAATTGCTCAAGAAATGAAAGACTCCCTCAATGTCACCACCGAAACCTGGGGAATAAAAGTTGAACAAGTCGAGATAAAAGACGTTCGTTTGCCAGAAAAACTGCAGAGAGCAATGGCAGCTGAAGCCGAAGCCACTCGAGGTGCAAAAGCCAAAGTCATAACTGCAGATGGTGAAAAAAAAGCTTCCAGTGCCTTGAAGGAAGCTGCTGAAATCATTGCCGAGTCTCCAGCAGCTCTTCAGCTTCGATATCTCCAGACATTAAGCTATATTTCATCAGAGAGAAGTTCCACCATTCTCTTTCCTATCCCAATCGATTTTTGTAGCCAATTCTTG